One Ancylobacter novellus DSM 506 genomic window, TGTCCTCGCTGGCGCTCGACGTCGCCTTCCGGCCGCTGGAGCAGGGCGTCGCCGGCCTGCTGCAGGGCGCGCTCGGCGGGCTTGGTGGCTCCCTTGGCGGCGCGCTGGGCTTCGCGAAGGGCGGGGCGTTCACGAATGGCCGCGTCATCCCCTTCGCGCAAGGCGGCGTCGTCGCGGCGCCGACCTATTTCCCGCTCGGCAACGGCCAGACCGGCCTGATGGGCGAGCGCGGGGCCGAGGCGATCCTGCCGCTGCGGCGCGGGCCGGACGGACGGCTCGGCGTCGCCGCCGGTGGGGGCGGTCGTGCGGTGAACGTGACGGTGAACGTGGCGACGCCCGATCCGGGCGCCTTCCGCCGCTCCGACGCGTATCTGTCCGGCCTCGTCGCCCGCGCCGTCGCGCGCGGGGAAAGGAGCCTTTGATGCCCGCCTTCCACGAGACGCTGTTCCCGCTCGACATCGCGCTCGGCGCGGCGGGCGGGCCGGAGCGGGCGACGGAGATCGTCACCACGCTGACCGGCCGGGAGGAGCGCAACACGCGGCTCGCCCATTCGCGACGGCGCTGGGATGCGGGCTATGGCGTGAAGTCGCTCACGCAGCTCTCCAGCGTCGTCGCCTTCTTCGAGGAGCGGCGCGGGCGGCTCTACGGCTTCCGCTGGCGCGACCGGCTGGACCATTCCTCCGCCGCACCGGGCGCGCCGGTGACGCCCTTCGACCAGGCGCTCGGCACCGGCACCGGCGCACGCACCCGGTTTGATCTCGCCAAGACCTATGGCGGCACGCATGCGCCCTATGTGCGGCCCATCGCCAAGCCGGTGGCCGGCTCGGTGCGGGTGGCGGTGAACGGGGCGGAGCGCACGCTAAGCACGCATTTCACCCTCGACCCGACCACCGGCACCGTCAGCTTCCTCGCCAGCCATGTGCCGGCCTCGGGCGCGAGCGTCACCGCCGGCTTCCTGTTCGACGTGCCGGCGCGCTTCGACACCGATTTCCTCGAAGTGAACCTCACCGCCTTCGAGGCGGGCGAGATCCCGCGCATCCCGATCCTGGAGATACGCCCATGAGGGCGATACCCGCGAGCCTCGCCGCCTCGCTGGCGGGCGGGGTGACGACGCTGGCGCGCTGCTGGCGGCTCACCCGCCGGGACGGCGTCGTCATCGGCCTGACCGAGCATGACGAGGACCTCACCGTCGACGGCACCTTCTTCCGTGCCGCCAGCGGCGTGGCGGGGAGCGAGGATGCCTCTTCGCTCGGCTTCGCGGTGGGCGGGGGCGAGATGTCGGCGGCGCTGTCCTCCGAGCTGATCGAAGAGGCCGATCTCGATGCCGGCCGCTATGACGGCGCGGCCATCGAGCTGATCCTGGCGGACTGGTCGGCGCCGGAGCATTTCCTGCTGCTGCGCCGTGCCACGCTGGGCGAGGTGCGGCGCGAGGGCGGC contains:
- a CDS encoding phage tail tape measure protein, with amino-acid sequence MPDDIDDGLIVEIDADTSAFRREIGEAERLARGFGRAVGDALTGAALKGREADDVLRSLAMRLSSLALDVAFRPLEQGVAGLLQGALGGLGGSLGGALGFAKGGAFTNGRVIPFAQGGVVAAPTYFPLGNGQTGLMGERGAEAILPLRRGPDGRLGVAAGGGGRAVNVTVNVATPDPGAFRRSDAYLSGLVARAVARGERSL
- a CDS encoding DUF2460 domain-containing protein, whose translation is MPAFHETLFPLDIALGAAGGPERATEIVTTLTGREERNTRLAHSRRRWDAGYGVKSLTQLSSVVAFFEERRGRLYGFRWRDRLDHSSAAPGAPVTPFDQALGTGTGARTRFDLAKTYGGTHAPYVRPIAKPVAGSVRVAVNGAERTLSTHFTLDPTTGTVSFLASHVPASGASVTAGFLFDVPARFDTDFLEVNLTAFEAGEIPRIPILEIRP